The genomic interval GGTGTTGCTGATGATCTTTGAATACCTGTATTCATATATGCTTCATTGTCATAGCATACATAAACCATGTCATGTCCTCTTTCCATTGCTCCTGATAGTGATTGGAATCCTATATCATAAGTTCCTCCATCTCCTCCAAAAGCTATGAATTTATATGATTCATCTATTTTTCCTTTTTTCTTCAGTACTTTATATGCAGTTTGAGCTCCACTTATTGTTGCTGCTGCATTTTCAAATGCTGAGTGAATGAATGAATCTTTCCATGCTGTATATGGATATAGGAAAGTTGATACTTCAAGACAGCTTGTTGCACTGCATATTACAGCTTCATCTTCCTCTTTTAATGCTCTCAATACTCCTCTTACTGCTACTGGTGCTCCACATCCTGCGCACATTCTGTGTCCTCCAGTAAGTCTTTCAGGTTTTTCCATTTCTTTTTTGAAATTATATGCCATATTCCTTTCCTCCTACCCTCTTACACCAAAATGTCTATATGTGTCTTTAACTTCCTGATCTTTTTCAGCCAGCAGAGTATTAAAGATCTCTTTTATATGATTAACAGTAATATCTCTTCCACCAAGTCCATATACATAGTTGATCATTTTTGGTCTTGGAGTGCAGTCATAAAGTGCAGATCTTACCTCAGCAAATACAGGTCCTCCAGCTGCCGAGAATCCTTCACATTTATCCATTACTGCTACCATTTTTATATTTTTCAGCGCCTGTGCTATTTCTTTCATAGGAAATGGTCTGAATACTCTGATTTTTAAAAGTCCTACTTTTTTACCTTCTTTTCTCATTTCATCTATTGCTGCTTTAGCTGTTCCAGCAGTTGAGTTGATAACTACTATTGCAACTTCAGCATCATCCAGTTTATATTCTTCAAATAAACCATATTTTCTACCTGTAAGTTTTTCATATTCTGCTGCTACTTCAAGAATAACCTTCTTGGCATTCATCATAGCATGAGCTTGATTTACTTTATGTTCCATATAGTAAGAAACTATATCATAAGGTCCTACTGCTGTAGGTCTTTTAGCATTTAAAAGATAATCTTCTGGTTTATATTCTCCAACAAAAGCTTTAGCTTTATCATCTTCTAATAATTCTATATTTTCAACAGCATGACTTGTTATGAATCCATCTTGACATACCATTACAGGAAGCTGAACATCTGGATGTTCTCCTATTCTGTTAGCTTGAAGCATATTGTCATAAGCTTCCTGATTTGTTTCACTGTATAACTGAATCCAGCCAGTATCTCTTGCGCCCATAGAATCACTATGATCTGCATTGATATTAATAGGTCCAGTAAGAGCTCTGTTGACACATGCTAAAGTTACAGGAAGTCTTGCAGAAGATACAACATAAAGCATTTCCCACATCAATGCAAGTCCACATGAAGAAGTAGCTGTCATAGTTCTTGCTCCTGCTGCCTGTGATCCCATTGCAGCTGACATAGCGCTGTGCTCTGATTCCACTGGAATAAATTCACTGTCTACTGACCCATCAGCAACATATTGAGAGAAATATTGTGGTATTTCTGTCGATGGAGTGATTGGAAAAGCAGGTACTACATCTGGATTTATTTGTCTCATTGCTATTGCAATAGCTTCATTTCCTGACATTCTTTCTCTTATACTCATTAATTCTACCTCCGAACTACTCTTTTATCAATTCTATTGCTTTAAATGGACATGCTTTTACACAGATTCCACATCCTTTGCAATGATCCATATCAAACTCTAATCTTTTTCCATCCTTTACAGGTATAGCTGAATCTGGGCAGCAAGGAACACATAAAAGACAGTCAATACATTTATCTCTCAAAAGTACTGGTTTCATAGATCTCCAATCTCCAGTTCTAAAGTGCTGAGCACTTCCAGCCTCATAAACTACTCCACCAGGAGTTATATCTTTCCAGCTAATATCTTCAGTAATTAGTACACCAGCTTTATTTTTCATTATTCTTTCACCTCATTCATAGAACGTACTAATGCTGCCATATTTCCTTTTAGTACTTCTGGTTTACTTGCAAATTTATGCGCAAAAGAGTTTTCCATTGCTTCAAGGAAAGCTTTTTCTTCCATTACTCCACTAACTTTTACTACTGCTCCAAGCATAGGAGTGTTAGGGAAGTTTTTACCAAGAGTTTCCTCAGAAATAGTTCTTGCATCACAAGTACAAACTCTTCCTTTATATCCTTTTAAAAGAGCTTTAAATTCAGAAGCAGGTTTAGAACTATTGATAATAATAGCTCCATCCTCTTTAAGACCTTTAGTAACATCTACACTTTCAATAAGAGTTTCATCAACCACCACAACAAAATCAGGTTCATAAATATTAGAGTGAACAGTAACTCTATTCTTAGAGATACGATTGTAGGCAGTGATAGG from Fusobacterium sp. carries:
- a CDS encoding 4Fe-4S binding protein produces the protein MKNKAGVLITEDISWKDITPGGVVYEAGSAQHFRTGDWRSMKPVLLRDKCIDCLLCVPCCPDSAIPVKDGKRLEFDMDHCKGCGICVKACPFKAIELIKE
- a CDS encoding 2-oxoacid:acceptor oxidoreductase family protein, which produces QGAKTASLLLADAAFSGGMFVQGFPEYGPERMGAPITAYNRISKNRVTVHSNIYEPDFVVVVDETLIESVDVTKGLKEDGAIIINSSKPASEFKALLKGYKGRVCTCDARTISEETLGKNFPNTPMLGAVVKVSGVMEEKAFLEAMENSFAHKFASKPEVLKGNMAALVRSMNEVKE
- the porA gene encoding pyruvate ferredoxin oxidoreductase, translated to MSIRERMSGNEAIAIAMRQINPDVVPAFPITPSTEIPQYFSQYVADGSVDSEFIPVESEHSAMSAAMGSQAAGARTMTATSSCGLALMWEMLYVVSSARLPVTLACVNRALTGPININADHSDSMGARDTGWIQLYSETNQEAYDNMLQANRIGEHPDVQLPVMVCQDGFITSHAVENIELLEDDKAKAFVGEYKPEDYLLNAKRPTAVGPYDIVSYYMEHKVNQAHAMMNAKKVILEVAAEYEKLTGRKYGLFEEYKLDDAEVAIVVINSTAGTAKAAIDEMRKEGKKVGLLKIRVFRPFPMKEIAQALKNIKMVAVMDKCEGFSAAGGPVFAEVRSALYDCTPRPKMINYVYGLGGRDITVNHIKEIFNTLLAEKDQEVKDTYRHFGVRG